The segment TCTTTTCTATAATCACCACTCTGTCCACCTGTTTTAGCCAACAGATGAACGTCAGTGATACGAATGCCTTTGGTAACAGACTTACACATGTCGTAAACGGTGAGCGCAGCTACCGACACAGCGGTCAGTGCTTCCATTTCGACACCGGTGCTGCCAAGCGTTTTAGTAAACGCCTTAATATCAACTGCAAAATCGGTTTCTTCCAGCGTAAGTACAACATCAACGCCTTTTAAAGCGACGTCGTGACACAGGGGAATGAGCTTGCTGGTTTGCTTGGCACCCATGATGCCGGCAATTTGCGCGATAGAAAGCACATCACCTTTGCGCACCTTGTTTTCCTGGATCATCTGAAAAACAGTTTCACCAACAAGCACGCGTCCACTGGCTACTGCAGTTCTTACTGATGCTGGCTTCTCAGCAATGTCAACCATCTTTACACCTCCTGTTGGGTCCAAGTGTGTGAATGTCGGTACATTTGCCATAATAATAGATGCATCAATCGGTTTATGCGGTATAACGTGGAGTCATGAAGATAATGGCGGGCATGAGAGAAGCGCAAAATATTGTTGCATCTCCCGGTATGTACGATACCTGTTATTCGTTGCCGGGTTCGGTTGCGGTGGCTTTTTTTTCAACCCACAGGGTTACAGGGCCATCATTTACCAGTTTCACATCCATCATCGCCCCAAAAATACCACAGGCTACAGGCTGGTTTATGTGGCCGGCCATTTCATCGATAAACGCCTCATACAATGGTATGGCCTGTTCCGGTCGTGCGGACGCGACAAACGATGGCCGGTTACCTTTTGCGGTATTACCATAAAGGGTAAACTGTGACACCACAAGCACTTCGCCTCCTACATCGATGACAGACCGATTCATTTTGCCGGCATCGTCCTGGAAGATGCGCAGGTTGGCACATTTTTTTGCCACCCAGGCCATCTCGGCAAGCGTATCTGATACGTGAACACCAAGCAATATTAACAACCCTTGCCGAATAGCACCCGTTACTTCACCCTCCACCGTAACGGAAGCTTCTTTGACCCGCTGTATCAGGGCAACCATAGCTATGGCCTGTGCTGTTCTTTGAGGAACGCAACAAAACGCATCAGCGCCTGCCCTCTGTGGCTGATGCTGTTTTTCAAATCAGGGGACATTTCAGCAAATGTTTGTTCGTACCCGTCCGGGACAAAAAGCGGATCGTACCCGAAACCGCCGGTCCCTACTTCGTGGTCAAGGATTCTTCCTTCACAAACGCCCTCAAAGTAATGCACAGACGTGCCATCCGCATAAGCCATCACGGTTCGGAAGCGTGCGGTTCGATTTACAGTGCCTTTCAGTTCTTTACAAAGCAGGGCCCGGTTTGCAACCGCGTTGCCGTCTTCGCCGGCATAGCGCGCTGAATATACACCGGGTCGACCATCCAACGCATCTACCTCGAGCCCCGTATCATCTGCGAGCGCCGGCATTTCAAAATGCGCCAGTGATGCCAGCGCCTTTTTGGCAGCATTTCCTTCGAGTGTATCGGCGTCTTCAACGACGTCAGGGACTTCGGGAAAATCTGTTAGTGCAAAGATCTCAACGGGCAGTGTTGCCAGCAGGGCTTCGATTTCGTGCTTCTTCCCTTTATTCTTTGTAGCAATGACCAGTTGCATCTGGGTGGTAGCGTATTGTGTTAAAGAGAGGCTATTGTAGCGTCGGCGTGGCGTTAAGGTCCTCAGGATGCGCCTTTAATTCACCTTTTTTGCGCCCATAACGCATTTTAGAGGCATAATATTTGGTCTTCTCACGCTTTCGCCGATATTATTTTTCACAGGCGGAAAACTTCCCTGTTTATCAAGAGTATATGAGCATCTTGATAAAGCCCAAGTGGTTATTTACCTTTTGTGGCTTCATAAAATTTACAACCTCAAACCTTTAGGAGTTTACTGTTTTGGCAGTTGGTATTAAAGTAAGAGACAACGAGTCAATCGACCGCGCACTTCGCCGCTTCAAACGTGCTGTTAACCGTAGCCGTGTACTTCGCATGTACCGCGCTAACATGGCATACACAAAGCCTTCAGAAGAACGCCGCGTAGCCCGCGAAAAAGCAGCGCGTGCTTCTAGAAAGCGTTCTCGCCAGTACTAGGCCGCTCCCGATTAGACACAACTTTCCCGCTACAGTGATCTTCTGAAACAGGATCACTGTTTTCGCATTTCTGGAAGTTTTCAGCCTACCTTAGATATTTAGCGTTAGCAAGCAGGAATTCCTGCTTCTTCGAGCACTCTCGACCGGATACAACATTCCCGTAACGGTGATCTCCCTACACAGGATCACCGTTTTTCAATTCAAGAATTTTCCAATTCGCCTAGATGTTCAGTGCTTTGGCAAGCAGGGCTTCCTGCTCTTTTTGATGCACTTTGGAGCTACCCGTAGCTGTACTTGCTCTGGCTGCCCGGCCTTTGTACTGGATAAACTTGCCACAGTCTCCGTGTACTGCCCGAAGTTTATCATCGAAGCGCTCCTTAATAAAGGTCCACCCCCCCATATTCCTCGGCTCTTCCTGAACCCAGCAGACATCTTCAGCACCTTTATACCGTTCCAGCTCTGCCATAATTGCATCATGTGGCACCGGGTAGAACTGCTCCAGGCGTGTCACTGCAATCTGTGCCTTTTTCTCCGGCTCTTTCTCCAGTGCATCCATGATGTCGAAATACACTTTGCCGCTACAAAAGAGATGGCGTTTCACCTGCGCAGGATCCAGTGTTGCAGGAATCACCTCGCGCAACGTACCCTCGGTGAACTCTTCCGGAGAAGAAACAACGCCAGGGTGGCGGAGCAAACTTTTCGGCGACATTACAACGAGCGGCCGGCCTACTGAGTTTTTCACCTGTCGGCGCAAAGCGTGGAAATAGTTCGCCGGTGAAGTGAAATTACACACCGACATGTTTTTCTCTGCACACAACTGCAAGAAACGCTCTAGCCGGGCTGAAGAATGCTCAGGCCCCTGGCCTTCATAACCATGTGGCAGCAAAAGCACGAGACGGTTTTGCTGGCCCCACTTGGTCCAGGATGCCGAGAGGAACTGGTCAAAAACGATTTGTGCGCCATTGGCGAAGTCACCAAACTGCGCCTCCCAAATAACGAGGGCATTGGGCTGCTCAAGTGAGTAGCCATATTCAAAGCCACTTGCAGCATATTCTGACAGGAAACTATCATAAACGAGCAACGGCTTCTGCTCTCCTGGCCTGAGGTGGTTGAGCGGAATGTACTCGTAGCCATTCTCCTGGTCGTATAGCACTGCATGACGATGGCTAAAAGTACCGCGACGTGAATCCTGGCCGGCAAGCCGAACGATGGCGTCGTCGAGTAGCAGGGTACCAAAAGCAAAGGCTTCACCCATGGCCCAGTCAACCTTACCGTCCGCATACTGCTTTGCCCTGCGCTCAAACTGGCGTACCAGTTTCTTGTGCGCTGCAAAACCTTCCGGCATAGCGAGGAGCTTCTCTGCAATCAAATCGATGTCTTCGCGGGAAGAATAGGTCGCATCAATAACTTCATTGAGTGGCTCCGGCTCCTCCCGAATTTCGATTTCTTTACCTTTCTCCGCCTCATGAATTGCACGCACACGTTCAAACGCCTCCTGCAAATGTGAGCGATAGTCATCCAGCATCGCCTCAGCTTCTGTAGGCTCCATTTCACCGCGGCGCATCAGCAACTCAGTGTAAAGCTTTCTGACAGAACGCTTGGCTTCAATTTTCTTGTAAAGGACAGGTTGTGTATAGGTTGGTTCATCGCCCTCATTGTGTCCGTGTACACGGTACGTAATCAGGTCAATTACCACATCTTTGTTGAACACCTGGCGAAAGTCGAGGGCGAGGCGCATAACCCGAACACACGACTCAGGATCATCTCCATTTACATGGAAAATCGGCGCCTGAATCATACGCGCCACATCGGTGGCATACGTGGAGCTCCGCGCATCTTTTGAGTTTGTGGTAAATCCAATCTGGTTGTTGATTACCAGATGGATGGTCCCGCC is part of the Bacteroidota bacterium genome and harbors:
- the moaC gene encoding cyclic pyranopterin monophosphate synthase MoaC; this translates as MANVPTFTHLDPTGGVKMVDIAEKPASVRTAVASGRVLVGETVFQMIQENKVRKGDVLSIAQIAGIMGAKQTSKLIPLCHDVALKGVDVVLTLEETDFAVDIKAFTKTLGSTGVEMEALTAVSVAALTVYDMCKSVTKGIRITDVHLLAKTGGQSGDYRKEDN
- the dtd gene encoding D-aminoacyl-tRNA deacylase, with translation MVALIQRVKEASVTVEGEVTGAIRQGLLILLGVHVSDTLAEMAWVAKKCANLRIFQDDAGKMNRSVIDVGGEVLVVSQFTLYGNTAKGNRPSFVASARPEQAIPLYEAFIDEMAGHINQPVACGIFGAMMDVKLVNDGPVTLWVEKKATATEPGNE
- the rdgB gene encoding RdgB/HAM1 family non-canonical purine NTP pyrophosphatase; this encodes MQLVIATKNKGKKHEIEALLATLPVEIFALTDFPEVPDVVEDADTLEGNAAKKALASLAHFEMPALADDTGLEVDALDGRPGVYSARYAGEDGNAVANRALLCKELKGTVNRTARFRTVMAYADGTSVHYFEGVCEGRILDHEVGTGGFGYDPLFVPDGYEQTFAEMSPDLKNSISHRGQALMRFVAFLKEQHRP
- the rpsU gene encoding 30S ribosomal protein S21; translation: MAVGIKVRDNESIDRALRRFKRAVNRSRVLRMYRANMAYTKPSEERRVAREKAARASRKRSRQY
- a CDS encoding multifunctional oxoglutarate decarboxylase/oxoglutarate dehydrogenase thiamine pyrophosphate-binding subunit/dihydrolipoyllysine-residue succinyltransferase subunit codes for the protein CDAADQEVKEVVIGMAHRGRLNVLANILSKPYEVIFSEFEGSIDPKTSLGSGDVKYHLGARATHVSPSGAEINITLASNPSHLEAVNPVVEGIVRAKQDKMRLEHADAPGGDYKDGVVPLLIHGDAAFAGQGVVAETLNLSQLRGYTTGGTIHLVINNQIGFTTNSKDARSSTYATDVARMIQAPIFHVNGDDPESCVRVMRLALDFRQVFNKDVVIDLITYRVHGHNEGDEPTYTQPVLYKKIEAKRSVRKLYTELLMRRGEMEPTEAEAMLDDYRSHLQEAFERVRAIHEAEKGKEIEIREEPEPLNEVIDATYSSREDIDLIAEKLLAMPEGFAAHKKLVRQFERRAKQYADGKVDWAMGEAFAFGTLLLDDAIVRLAGQDSRRGTFSHRHAVLYDQENGYEYIPLNHLRPGEQKPLLVYDSFLSEYAASGFEYGYSLEQPNALVIWEAQFGDFANGAQIVFDQFLSASWTKWGQQNRLVLLLPHGYEGQGPEHSSARLERFLQLCAEKNMSVCNFTSPANYFHALRRQVKNSVGRPLVVMSPKSLLRHPGVVSSPEEFTEGTLREVIPATLDPAQVKRHLFCSGKVYFDIMDALEKEPEKKAQIAVTRLEQFYPVPHDAIMAELERYKGAEDVCWVQEEPRNMGGWTFIKERFDDKLRAVHGDCGKFIQYKGRAARASTATGSSKVHQKEQEALLAKALNI